Below is a window of Vulpes vulpes isolate BD-2025 chromosome 5, VulVul3, whole genome shotgun sequence DNA.
tacacAGAACTCCCTACTGGATGGTTTATCTCCCGACTCCCTTTTCCTGCTTGAGAAAGTCATTTCATCCTAAAACTTTCTTCCTTAGGACAGTGGTTTTTAAGTGGTTTGAAATAGAGCTTTTAATCCCAGATTGAAATTTTTGCTAAAGCCCAATATGTAAAGCAGATATAAAATTGAGTACTTTGTTGTAATTTcctggttttaagattttatttatttgagagggagagcgagcacgaatgggaggaggaggagagggagagggtggggggaaagaatctcaagcagactccacacccagcacggaatCGGAGacagctcaatcccatgaccctgagatcatgacctgagccaaaatcaagagtctgacgctcaaccaactaagccgcCAAGGTGCCCCTGTTCTAATTTCTTAATGTAAATTTATGTTCTAACAACTCTTGTTATAAAGGATAGGTTGTTTTAATGTAAACCTTGGGTTAAAATCAATTCTAGCaacctggttttttttttatatattttggttggTTTGAAGGTAATTCTGCTAGACATATGCAAGTGGTGACAGTTCTATAGTAGTTGATCTTAGGATTTCAGATACTTTAAATAGGTTCAGAAGCTTAgttttacataaatagaaaagaatgacaAGACAACGTCACGGTGAGACTTGTAAAAGCTTTGTGCACAAGGAGCATGGAGACCCCTCCACCTTGCTTGCCTGGCATTCCTTCctttacatgtgtgtgtatgaactCAGCCCACCCTGCCACCTGCCTCCAGGCATGTTTATATGTACAAAAATGAGCTTCCTCTCCTTgcagccaacttttttttttttttttgacagcttCCATAATGGATCTGTATCTCACTTGAAAGTGTGTTTTGTAGTTCTTAAACTTTTTAAGACTTGGATCAATTGATTGTGAAGCCCCTGAGGTGTCCTCAGGGTTATTTGAAACATTCTGAAAACCACTGCACCCATTGTGGTCTAGGCCATTGCAATAAGTAAGCAGGGTTCTCTGAGCTGAGAATTTTGTTAGTAACAGCACATCCCCTGTCCTTAGGCTTTTACATGGAAGTAGgccagaagcagagggagcaaagCAATgatccttggtggctcagtcagtagtctagaagtcaggaaagaaatgaagaaaactgtaaaacaaagaTACTGTGGCAGGCATAAGAAATTTGAGAAAGGTTTGCAGGAGGTCGGATTTAGAAGGGGACatggaaggatggaagaaggATCAAACATAGATTGGTTTGGGGAGGGAAGCCTAAGAGTAAGGCAGAGAGATGGGGACCTACCTATCTGTGGCCCTGGGCTTCTCATCAGAGCTGGGAATCAGGAAGTGGAAAGCAGGCTGAAGTTGAGAGTGGGGAGCACTTGACCGCAGGTTAAGATCCCTACATTCAATTCCTAAGAACAGGCAGGACTGAAGGTTACTAAGGAAGGGACTGGTATTAGAGTTTAGAAACTtgaatcttggggcacctgggtggttctgtctgttaagcacccgactcttgatttcaattcaggtcatgatctcagggttgtgagatggagccccttgttGATCCCCAaatgggctctgcactgggcatggagtctgcttaagattctctctctgccactgccccaactctctctctccctctcaaaaacaaacaaacttgaatCTTGCTAACAGGTACCCAAACTAATAAATATTCGTCCTTATTCACCCTACATCAGGGGGAATCAGGGCCGTGGGGCAGGTGGCTGTCTCAGTCTCtagagcatgggactcgatcttgaggttgtaagttggagtcccaccttgggcatggagcctacttttaaaaactggCTCCAGTTTTAACCGGATAACTACAGGCGCCAGGCAAGTAGTTATCCCTAGCTGGACAGATCAACCCTCGGCCAGCGCTGTCCATGGTAACGGCTTTCGTGTGGCTTAAagctttcatccattttcctCACAAACACTCCGTGAAGGGTCTTAGCCCTGTTTGGTAGATGAGAAAGCTGCGACTGCATAGGTCAGGGCCAGGAAGGCCTTGAGACGCCAGGTGTGCTCTCGGCCCGGAGCCTCGGAGCCTCGGGGACTCCCGCGGGGTCTCGGCCCCGCCTCACCGCCCCTCGcgccggaggccccgcccccaggaggGCCCCGCCGCTTCCCCGACGTCCAATGAGGCTCGGCCGGGGGGCGGGACGGGACGTCATTGAGGGCCAAtccggcggggccggggcggggctgcggcgggTGGGAGCCGGGCGGCCGCAGCGCGGTCTCCCCAGCCGGGAGAGAGCCCGGCGCGGGCGGCGCGCTCGGGGTCCTGCTGTgcgcgcgcccgccgcccgccgcccgccgcccgcgcagCCCCTCGGCCCACTCCGGGCCGTGGCGCccgtccctcccctgctctccccgcCTGGACAGGGGCTCCGAGCCAGGCCaagccggggcggggcgggagccgcGGGATGAGCGCCTGAGGTGGGTGCGGGCcgggaggccgggggcggggaggccggccGGTCGGGCGCCCGGGTACGCCCAGCCAACGGACCCCGCGTCGAGGTGGGGAGAGGCCGTCCAGGTTGCGGAGCGCGGCTCCCGGCCTGCCTCGGCCCCAGGCGCTCGTGCCCGCGTCCTAGTGTCCTTCCCAGGCCACCACCCTCCCCTCCGGGGACAGCCGTCCCTCTCGCTGCCCGCGGCCTCCTCACCCCTCTTGCTGTTTGTCGCCCGTGCACCTGCCGCCTCGGCCCTGTGCtaccactccctctccctctccaggtcGGACCCCCGCCCAGTCTTACCTCCTCAGGACCCGGGACCAAATAAGCCTCCGTCCTTCTGCCCCATCTGTCCCTCTTTGTCGTCTGTACACTTGTCACTTCAACTCTGCTCATCCACTCGTCACCCCGCCCCCAACATCTTCATTTAAATACCCCCCAGGCTGtcatccccatccccctcccagggactcctccctccaccccccattaTCCCCTACACCTGCCCCACTCAGCCTCAGTCCTCGGTCCTCCCCCATCCATACTCCTTTGTTGTCTCTGCAGCTGTCCCCATGGCTTTATTCATTCTTCTCCCACAAACCCCAGCCCTCTCTCTGACCAGtgagccaccccctccccagctctgtaCTGGCATTCCCCCTGGTCCGAGCCCTGCCCACTGCTCCCGCAGCCATCCAGCCCAGCCCTCTGAACACCTACCCAGTGTACCCTCTCACCCTCTCCCAGCTGGCCTGGTCTTCCCTGTCTCTCGCACACACCAGCCTACTTCCCTGTCCTCAGatattctcttttcctgcctgcACTCCTTTCCCCTTCGCCTGGCCTCGGCCGTCTGTACCCCGCTCACCATTTCCTCCCGGACAGGTGCTGCGGAGAAGCCATGGAGCTGAGCAGCAAGAAGAAGCTTCATGCCCTGTCCTTGGCTGAGAAGATCCAGGTGCTGGAACTCCTGGATGAGTCCAAGATGTCCCAGTCGGAGGTGGCCCGGCGCTTCCAGGTCTCCCAGCCTCAGATCTCACGCATCTGCAAGAATAAGGAGAAGCTGCTGGCAGATTGGTGCAGTGGCACAGCCAACCGGGAGCGCAAGCGCAAGCGGGAGTCCAAGTACAGCGGGATTGACGAGGCTCTGCTCTGCTGGTACCACATTGCCCGGGCCAAGGCCTGGGACGTGACAGGGCCCATGCTGCTCCACAAAGCCAAGGAACTGGCTGACATCATGGGCCAGGATTTTGTACCCAGCATTGGCTGGCTGGTCCGCTGGAAACGCCGGAACAATGTAGGCTTTGGGGCCCGCCACGTACTGGCGCCTCCATTCCCCCCTGAGCCACCTCCCCCGGGCCCCACGTCCCAGGCCCAACCTCCTCTTTCTCTTAAAGACTTTTCCCCAGAGGACATTTTTGGCTGTGCCGAAGTGCCCCTGCTGTATCGGGCAGTACCTGGCAGAGGGGGCAGCACATGTGATCGGGTACAGGTGCTGCTGTGTGCCAAcagcagaggaacagagaagcGCCGGCTGTTGGTCAGTGGGCTCCAGGCTGCGCCAAGGTGCCTCTTTGGAGTCAGCAGTGAGGCTCTGCCTGCTTTCTACCACCCTGACCTGGGCATCCCCTGGTCAGAATGGCTGGCACAGTTTGACAGGGACATGGGACAGCAGGGCCGACAGGTGACCCTGCTGCTGGCTGCCCGAGTGCTGGAGGAGTTGGCAGGCCTGCCTGGACTCAGCCACGTGAGGCTTCTGCCTCTGTCGGCCGAAGGTGGCGCATCTTCCCTGCCCAGCTCTGTGGTCCGGGCCTTTAAGACCCATTACCGGCACCGTCTCCTGAGCAAGCTGGCCGCCGTGCAGAGCAGGAGGGCGGGCATCTCACTGGCCGAGGCTGGGGCGGGCATCACGGTGCTGGATGCGCTGCACATGGCGGCGGCGGCCTGGGCCAAGGTGCCCCCCCAGCTCATTGTAAGCAGCTTCATTCAGGAAGGGCTGGCTCCCCGCAAGATGGCCCCGTCCCCAGAGAAAGCCTCTGAGATGCCGCCAGTCCCCAGTGGGCTGAGCCTCCAGGAGTTTGCCCGCTTTGTGGACCTGGAGGGTGAGGAGCCTGTGGCCGGAGTGTGCAAAGAGGAGACAGGCACTGAGGATGAGCAGGGGGCCGGAGAGGACAACTTCCAGCCCCTGCCCACCAAAGCCGACgccctccaggccctgggcacGCTGAGGAGGTGGCTTGAGTGCAACAGCACCTCCCCTGAGCTATTTGAAAAATTCTACGCCTGTGAGGAGGAGGTGGAGCAGCTCTGCTGCTTGTGAAGGGCCCCTTGCTGCTCGCAGAGCCTCTCCTGTTTCCCATGGAAACGCCCTCTCTAGGAAGGCACACTGGAGGCTGGTCTCTTTCCCGTGGAAATGGAGCTCTTGTGAAAGTTGTAGAAGGGAGACAAGTGGGGAGACCAAGTCTAAGCTCTGAGAGAAAGTTGTCCAAGCCTTGAGAAAGAGGGGTCTAAAGGTGGGGCTCCAGGCGAGGGTGAAGCTAGCGTATAGTTTCTGGACCTCTAGGGAGGCTGGGACTTGGGAAGGTGGAATTGGGGCTTTACAGACAGGCTGATCCCCTTGAACTCTGTGTTTGAAACAGTTCTGCTTctggaaataaagtttttaatcagaaaaaaggTCAGGGTGTTAATTTCCTGGGAGGAGGGTGAAAACTTTCAACTCAGATTCTTTAAATCAACCACTGAGGCTTGCCACAACGCAGCTGTCTGGGCTGTCTGCTGTGTCTGGCAGATGACCAGCAGACTACCCCTGTTCCAGAATTCCAGcaggaaggcttcccaggggaatggGGACTCCTTACCCGCTGACAGATCCCGAGTATGGCCCCAGCACAGATTCAGATCCCGGCTGGGCCGTGGTGTCAAGAAGAAGGGGGACAGGCTAGGGAAACCGAAAGGAGCCAGAACTTGGAATAGTCATTTATCCATCTGATCATTTCACAGCATCTCCAGCAGGCCTCCTGTGTGTGAGGCTATGAAAATGGAGTCTCTACTGGGCAGGACCTTGCACACAGTGACAATACAGCATGATTAAAGCCTGTCACGGGTGTGTGCAATGTGCTGTGGCCCTGCAGAGCCTGGGGAGACTCCTAGAAGGGTTACACTTTGAGCTGCAGCTTGAAGGACAGATGGAAGAGCAGGAAGGACAGTTCAGGCCCAGGGGTGGTAGGTGTGAGGGCCAACTAGGAGGGAAGGCCCACAGTGTGGTGGACAAAGGCCAACGGTCCCTCCAGAGCACATGGGGAGGCCTGGAGAGTGGTGGGGCTGGTTAGCTCACCAAACTTGGTTGGGGGGCACCCCAAAGTGTCCCCATCAGGGTGGGGACAGGTCATTCATAGAGGTTTTAGAATAACAGACGTCGGGGGTGGATCAAAAATGTGAAAGTTACAGGCAGAGAGAGTCCAAGTGGTCCAGGTGAGAGATGGGCAGCATGAGCCAGATCGGGGAGCAGGAATTGAAGAGGATGGATTTGCCTGGAAAGGCCATGGGCTGTAGACACAGACCCCGGCATGGTGAAGAGTCGAGCTTGGGCCAACATCCTGCTGTGGACTAAGGAGCCAGTGTGGTGCAGGTTTCTAGGGGGCATTGTGGTCCAGGACTCAGCTCCCTGACTCTTAGGCGTCTCCTCACTAAAGGCATTGAGTGGCACTTTCTCCACTTCCAGAAGTACCTTTCACcccagctcttctctctctcccttctgtggTCCTTAAAGAGGCAGGAGCCTTTTATTTGGGGTTCCCGACAGATCACCCATATGCCCTGCACATTATCCGACCCTCACCCAGCAGTGTCTAGTTGGGGAAGATAGAAGACTGGGAATGGTGCCTCTTTTTGCGCTATCATCACCTTCAGTTTGGCTCATTGTCCTAACTGACCACCTGAACACCTGGCAGCTCAGTGATTGactatttgcttttcttaaaagatttacttattaattttagaaagagcgcacagcaggggatgggggtagagggaaagagagtcttaagcagacaccctgctgagcatggagcctgacatggtgcttGATCGATCCCACAGATCccaggaatcccaggatcgatcccacgaccctgagatcatgacctgggtccaAATCAAGAGGCGGACAGGACacttaattggctgagccacccaggtgcgccccTGACAACTCACTTTTAAACAATTCTGAGGCCAACTGCTGATGTTCCAAATCCCAGATCATGTAGAATTTCCTCACAGATTCTAGTTTTCCTATCTGTGTTAATTTAAATTGTCCCTTTTCTTGTTtatctcattaaacttttgtggtttttttttttttaattttacttatttattcatgagagacacagagacagggagagacacaggcagagggagaagcaggctctctgtggggagcccgatgtggaacttgatccaggacccgggaatcatgaactgaaccaaaggcagatgctcaaccagagccacccaggtgcccctaaacttttgttttaatggatctcaaaattctgtgacagatttttggtcaggttgtttccattaaaaagtactgatttttaaaactaataaaactgcCCCCCCCAAACtccaaatggtccacaaaacattctcctttcatTCTGAAGGTTTAACAGTGtattggctttttttgttttttaagattttatttatttattcacgagagacagagagagagagagaggcagagacacaggcagagggagaagcaggctccacccagggagcccaatgggggactcaatcccgggactccaggatcacaccctgggctgaaggtggcgctaaaccgctgagccacccgggctgccctaaaataatcttctaaaaaaataaactggggcacctgggtggctcagtggttgagcgtctgactttggctcaggtcgtgatcctggggtcctgggattgagtcccacatcgggttccctacatggggcctgcttctccctctgcctatgtctctgcttctctctgtgtgtctctcatgaatgaatgaatgaataaataaataaacttaaatggtcacaaacagttctgagaccatTCTTCCAcgactgattaagactggggtggcaggtattggggataatattcatttagccttttgagctttctgggcagacttggtgactttggcAGCTCCAGGTGCCTTCTTGtacactgctttgatgacacccacataaaccgtctgtctcatgtcacgaacagcaaaactgcccagaggaggatagtcagagaagctcttaACACACATAGGCTTCCCAGGagccatatcaacaatggcagcatccccagattccaagaacttgggaccatcttccagcccTTTTCCAGTACaatctatcttctccttcagctcagcaaacttgcaagcaatgtgagctgtgtgacaatccagtgCAGGTGCCTagccagcactgatttggcctggataatcgcctgagctgtgaagccagctgctgcCAGtagtgggtcatttttgctgtcaccagccacattgTCATGGCAAACAACTCTGACAGATATGTACTTGACAtggaagcccacattgtcccaggaagagcctcactcaaagcttcatggtgcatttcaacagactttacttcagttgtaacattaaCCAGAGCAAAGGTGACCACAAGCCAGGCTTAAGAACAGCAGTCTCCACTTGACTCACTGGGACAGGACCCATACCACCAATTTTGTGGACGTCCTGGAGAGGCAGGCataagggcttatcagttggatgAGTTGGTGGCAGAACGCAATCCAGAGCTCgaagcagtgtggttccactggtgttcccatctttacgggtgactttctgtcccttgaaccaaggcatgttagcacttggctccagcatgttgtcaccattccaaccagaaattggcacaaatgctactatGTCAAGGGTATAGCCAATTTAATGTAgatgctgacttttttttaaagatttt
It encodes the following:
- the TIGD3 gene encoding tigger transposable element-derived protein 3; protein product: MELSSKKKLHALSLAEKIQVLELLDESKMSQSEVARRFQVSQPQISRICKNKEKLLADWCSGTANRERKRKRESKYSGIDEALLCWYHIARAKAWDVTGPMLLHKAKELADIMGQDFVPSIGWLVRWKRRNNVGFGARHVLAPPFPPEPPPPGPTSQAQPPLSLKDFSPEDIFGCAEVPLLYRAVPGRGGSTCDRVQVLLCANSRGTEKRRLLVSGLQAAPRCLFGVSSEALPAFYHPDLGIPWSEWLAQFDRDMGQQGRQVTLLLAARVLEELAGLPGLSHVRLLPLSAEGGASSLPSSVVRAFKTHYRHRLLSKLAAVQSRRAGISLAEAGAGITVLDALHMAAAAWAKVPPQLIVSSFIQEGLAPRKMAPSPEKASEMPPVPSGLSLQEFARFVDLEGEEPVAGVCKEETGTEDEQGAGEDNFQPLPTKADALQALGTLRRWLECNSTSPELFEKFYACEEEVEQLCCL